From the Lolium rigidum isolate FL_2022 chromosome 2, APGP_CSIRO_Lrig_0.1, whole genome shotgun sequence genome, one window contains:
- the LOC124686631 gene encoding uncharacterized protein LOC124686631, producing the protein MAMVPAHFGSPPPPPPPRLLRHRATFSAGSRRSAAARCRITSVRRLRRLGSWTAKAMSGEESCAGGGDPSEIIDAVQAESSNPGASFLAKVAVALGVAVTVTAVSILMKQSSAGPSFSLPQIIDASTQSDTAAATVGYTFSLFGKKVIIPEYTPGWVYFWLLMAAGFGLFISEEALNVWVGISLARTLCLDGTWQSFVNSFSSNASYIISTVLWVYWGVCISDMVPFYLGKLFRKTKASEDIYSKLGVSKEKALSVSSAIQKYGNLIGFVERFSIGVRNPTAFLAGAAGVSADCYFAGVCCGCLFTLPIQLVVGFLLRERPVVALASVAAAVGIWTVFPYAAAAFTALFLYLRRYRPSS; encoded by the exons atgGCGATGGTCCCCGCGCACTTCGGCTcccctccgccaccgcctcctcctcgtctcctCCGCCACCGAGCCACCTTTTCGGCCGGATCCCGCCGGTCCGCCGCCGCCCGCTGTCGTATTACGAG TGTGCGAAGGTTGCGCCGTTTGGGTTCATGGACTGCGAAGGCGATGTCTGGGGAAGAATCTTGTGCTGGTGGCGGCGATCCGAGTGAGATCATTGATGCGGTGCAAGCGGAATCTAGCAATCCTGGTGCTTCTTTCCTTGCAAAAGTGGCAGTTGCTCTGGGTGTTGCAGTGACAGTCACCGCGGTATCGATCTTAATGAAGCAATCTTCTGCTGGCCCTTCTTTCAGCTTGCCTCAAATTATCGATGCTTCTACGCAGTCAGATACAGCAGCAGCAACTGTCGGATATACATTTTCTCTATTTGGGAAGAAGGTCATAATTCCGGAATATACGCCAGG GTGGGTGTACTTCTGGTTGCTCATGGCTGCTGGATTTGGACTTTTTATCAGTGAAGAGGCTTTAAACGTTTGG GTTGGGATTTCCTTAGCACGGACCCTTTGTTTGGATGGAACTTGGCAATCTTTTGTTAACTCGTTCTCATCGAATGCATCTTATATAATTTCTACAGTGTTGTGGGTTTACTG GGGTGTTTGTATCAGCGATATGGTTCCCTTTTATCTTGGGAAGCTTTTTAGGAAAACAAAAGCCTCTGAAGACATATACAGCAAG CTTGGAGTTAGCAAGGAGAAAGCCCTTAGTGTATCCAGTGCGATACAAAAGTATGGGAATCTGATTGGTTTTG TTGAGCGATTTTCAATTGGTGTAAGGAATCCCACAGCATTTCTGGCCGGCGCAGCA GGCGTATCCGCAGATTGTTATTTCGCTGGAGTTTGTTGTGGCTGTCTATTTACTCTTCCGATCCAG TTAGTGGTCGGATTTCTTCTCAGAGAACGCCCAGTCGTGGCACTTGCAAGCGTCGCAGCTGCCGTG GGCATCTGGACCGTGTTCCCTTACGCAGCGGCGGCCTTCACGGCATTGTTCCTCTACCTCCGGCGATACAGACCCAGCAGCTGA